The stretch of DNA CGATCCAGAGCATGTGCGCCCCGAAATTGTAGTACTTATCGTTCAACGGCGACTTACGGGTCATCGCCTCTTCGTATCCCAATAATAATCCCTCGTGCGAGGTATAGAACTCGACGCGCCCCAGGCTCTCCGAGTTCAGCCCTCCGAATGTCTCCATGAAACGGATGGAATCGAGAAGGCTGTCCACCCGGCGCTTATACTCCGGCCATCGCGGGCTTTTTTCTATCGAGTAGAGGTTCCATGTATAGGGATGGTGCAGGTCGGCGTATCCCCCGTCGATCATCGCGCGGACGAAATTCAGGGTCGCGGCGGAATAAAAGTAGCTCTTCCGCATCCGCTCCGGGTCGGGAATACGCGCGCCGAGGACCGGTTCGATCCCGTTGATATTATCCCCCTTATAGCTCGGAAGCTCCACCCCGTCAATCGTCTCCATCGGGTTGGAACGCGGCTTCGCGTACTGCCCGGCGATACGCCCGATCCGCACGACCGGGTGATGCATGCCGTGGGTCAGCAGGACGCTCATCTGGAGCAGTATCTTGATTTTATTGATGATGGACGGGGAGTTGCAGTCGATAAAACGCTCGGCGCAGTCGCCGCCCTGGAGCAGGAATTTTTTCCCCATCCCGGCATCGGCGATCTCGGCCTTCAGTTTCTCGATCTCGCCGGAGAAGACCAGCGGCGGTAATGCCCCGATATCGTCGAGGGTCGAGTTCAGTTTCCGCGTATCGGGATAATCCGGTTGCTGCGCCGCGGGAAAATCCCTCCAGCTATTCCTGCTCCATCTATTCATAGACATATCCGCCTCCTAAACCAATATTATAATGGGAAACAACTGAAATTTCAAACATATTCGGTATCCGGTGTCTATTTATCAATCATAATGCGTTTGTATATGATT from Brevinematales bacterium encodes:
- a CDS encoding 3-deoxy-7-phosphoheptulonate synthase class II, whose protein sequence is MSMNRWSRNSWRDFPAAQQPDYPDTRKLNSTLDDIGALPPLVFSGEIEKLKAEIADAGMGKKFLLQGGDCAERFIDCNSPSIINKIKILLQMSVLLTHGMHHPVVRIGRIAGQYAKPRSNPMETIDGVELPSYKGDNINGIEPVLGARIPDPERMRKSYFYSAATLNFVRAMIDGGYADLHHPYTWNLYSIEKSPRWPEYKRRVDSLLDSIRFMETFGGLNSESLGRVEFYTSHEGLLLGYEEAMTRKSPLNDKYYNFGAHMLWIGERTRQIDGAHVEYFRGIANPVGVKIGPKITPDELVELVRRLNPSNEPGKVTLISRMGASKIEAGLPPLIGAVNKAGLSVTWSCDPMHGNTISVGEGNDAYKTRDFNAILDELSKAFGVHRAAGSILSGVHFELTGDDVTECIGGSQELTHTDLGKNYETYVDPRLNYHQALEMAFLITSVMRDEA